One region of Ascaphus truei isolate aAscTru1 chromosome 13, aAscTru1.hap1, whole genome shotgun sequence genomic DNA includes:
- the PSMB11 gene encoding proteasome subunit beta type-11, which produces MALQSVCGWDLTPLRRPLPRDLCPFPALTSSPSPHLLRPPRGLPPSRRNPSGPPPPSHGTTTLAFIHAGGVVAATDTRSSAGSLVCSPDSRKATCIHSHLLATTSGSAADCQLFGRALAKECRLYQLRNGYMPSVLGAARMLSAMMLPFRGTEICAAFTLCGWDPWRGPGLCYVYNDGTRLSADLLSVGSGSPYAFGVLDDGYRVGMGEDEARQLARRAVCHAGRRDAYSGGGVDVYWVREGGCERDPREDLGVLYERLKKGDEGREESEK; this is translated from the coding sequence ATGGCTCTCCAGAGTGTTTGTGGCTGGGATCTGACCCCCTTAAGACGACCTTTGCCCCGTGACCTCTGCCCTTTCCCTGCCCTCACCTCCTCACCATCCCCCCACCTCCTGCGGCCCCCGCGTGGACTGCCCCCCTCCCGCCGCAACCCCTCGGGGCCCCCGCCTCCATCCCACGGCACCACAACTCTCGCCTTCATCCATGCGGGGGGGGTCGTGGCCGCCACGGACACACGATCCTCTGCGGGGAGCCTGGTCTGCAGCCCGGACAGCCGCAAAGCCACCTGCATCCACAGCCACCTGCTGGCCACCACCTCCGGCAGCGCGGCCGACTGTCAGCTCTTCGGGCGAGCACTGGCCAAGGAGTGCCGGCTCTACCAGCTACGGAACGGTTACATGCCCAGCGTGCTCGGGGCAGCCCGGATGCTGAGCGCCATGATGCTGCCGTTCCGCGGCACGGAGATATGCGCCGCCTTCACCTTGTGCGGCTGGGACCCCTGGCGCGGACCCGGCCTCTGCTACGTGTACAACGACGGCACCCGGCTCAGTGCGGACCTCCTGTCCGTGGGATCGGGGTCCCCCTACGCTTTTGGAGTGCTAGACGACGGCTATAGAGTGGGCATGGGGGAGGACGAGGCCCGGCAGCTGGCGAGGAGGGCGGTGTGCCATGCGGGGAGGAGAGACGCCTACTCTGGGGGAGGAGTGGATGTGTactgggtgagggagggaggctgcgagagagaCCCCAGGGAGGATCTCGGGGTGCTGTACGAGAGGCTGAAGAAGGGAGACGAAggaagggaggagagtgagaagtAG